A stretch of the bacterium SCSIO 12827 genome encodes the following:
- a CDS encoding N-carbamoyl-D-amino-acid hydrolase, producing the protein MTRIVRVAAAQQGPNLETDSREVIVTRLLDMMKQAKSKGADLVVYTETALTTFFPRFYAEDRAEMDLWFEREMPNDATRPLFDYAADNKIGFSLGFAELTPDGHHFNTQILVDKDGKTVGKYRKVHLPGHAELEPERRFQHLEKRYFEPGNLGFPVWRTMGGVMGMCICNDRRWPETYRVMGLQGVELVMLGYNTPSWNGLGGPDTPELRMHHSRLSMQAGAYQNATWVVGVAKAGEEAPGYHLMGGSCIINPDGQVVAEAQTEDDEVIVHDCDLDACAFLKNSTFNFDTHRRTEHYGLITERTGAVPPPE; encoded by the coding sequence ATGACCCGCATCGTCCGCGTCGCCGCCGCCCAACAGGGGCCCAACCTGGAAACCGATAGCCGCGAGGTTATCGTCACCCGCCTGCTCGACATGATGAAGCAGGCCAAATCCAAGGGCGCCGACCTGGTCGTCTATACGGAAACGGCGCTGACCACCTTCTTCCCCCGCTTCTACGCGGAAGACCGCGCCGAGATGGACCTGTGGTTCGAACGCGAAATGCCGAACGACGCAACGCGTCCCCTGTTCGACTACGCCGCCGACAACAAGATCGGCTTTTCCCTTGGATTCGCGGAGCTGACGCCCGACGGCCACCACTTCAACACCCAAATCCTGGTCGACAAGGACGGCAAGACCGTCGGCAAGTACCGCAAGGTCCATCTGCCGGGCCATGCGGAACTGGAACCCGAACGGCGCTTCCAACACCTGGAAAAGCGCTATTTCGAGCCGGGCAACCTGGGCTTTCCCGTGTGGCGCACCATGGGCGGGGTCATGGGCATGTGCATCTGCAACGACCGTCGCTGGCCGGAAACCTATCGGGTCATGGGTCTGCAAGGGGTCGAACTGGTGATGCTCGGCTACAACACGCCCAGTTGGAACGGCCTCGGCGGCCCGGACACCCCGGAACTGCGCATGCATCATTCGCGCCTTTCCATGCAGGCCGGGGCTTATCAGAACGCGACCTGGGTGGTCGGCGTCGCCAAGGCCGGTGAGGAAGCACCCGGCTATCACCTGATGGGTGGGTCCTGCATCATCAACCCGGACGGCCAGGTGGTGGCCGAGGCCCAGACCGAAGACGACGAGGTCATCGTCCATGACTGCGACCTGGATGCCTGCGCATTCTTGAAAAACTCCACCTTCAACTTCGACACCCACCGGCGCACGGAACATTACGGCCTGATCACGGAGCGCACCGGCGCCGTGCCACCGCCGGAGTAA
- a CDS encoding NAD(P)H-dependent oxidoreductase → MNVLIVHAHPEPRSFNTALRDHSVKILDGLGHAAKVSDLYAMDFNPVAGPADFGDRADPNYLVYALEQRHGHETGTLAPDIAAEIEKLKWCDLLILHFPLYWFSVPAILKGWIDRVLISGLTYGGRRFYDRGGLAGKRAMLTLTLGGREHMLDSDAAIHGHLDDMLKPLLQGTLAYTGMTVLPPFVAWHVPYVDDATRAGYLDAYGERLRTLDTLAPLTFPSLDNFDDAMRPK, encoded by the coding sequence ATGAACGTCCTCATCGTCCACGCCCATCCGGAACCGAGGTCGTTCAACACGGCGCTGCGCGATCATTCCGTCAAGATTCTTGACGGCTTGGGACATGCAGCAAAGGTCTCGGACCTTTACGCCATGGACTTCAACCCGGTGGCGGGACCGGCGGATTTCGGAGACCGTGCCGACCCAAACTATCTGGTCTATGCGCTCGAACAACGCCACGGCCATGAGACCGGCACCCTCGCGCCCGATATCGCGGCCGAGATCGAGAAACTGAAGTGGTGCGACCTACTGATCCTGCATTTCCCGCTCTACTGGTTTTCCGTGCCGGCGATCCTCAAGGGCTGGATCGACCGGGTGTTGATCTCGGGCCTGACCTACGGTGGGCGGCGGTTCTATGACCGGGGCGGATTGGCGGGGAAGCGCGCCATGCTGACCCTGACGCTCGGCGGGCGGGAACACATGCTGGACAGTGACGCCGCGATCCACGGGCACCTCGACGACATGCTGAAGCCGCTGTTGCAGGGCACCCTGGCCTATACGGGGATGACCGTGCTGCCGCCCTTCGTCGCCTGGCACGTGCCCTATGTGGATGACGCCACGCGGGCGGGATATCTTGATGCATATGGCGAGCGCCTGCGGACCCTGGACACCCTCGCGCCCCTCACCTTTCCCTCGCTCGACAACTTCGACGATGCCATGCGGCCCAAGTAG
- a CDS encoding SLC13/DASS family transporter, with amino-acid sequence MALAALPAPEGLVQEAWLTAGVAIWMAVWWLTQAVPLAVTALLPVLLFPVLGVAKAADAAQAYAHPLVFLFLGGFVIALTIERWNLHRRVAIAIVSLAGVRPDRLIGGFMLATAGLSMWVSNTATTLMMVPIGLSVVAFIEGHRQDGVPPTPAQDRFARGLLLAIAYAASIGGTATLIGTPPNAFLAGYLAQNHGVDLGFARWMLLGIPLAGVMLLAAWLLLTGILYPAEGLDLARVAAGIAAEKAHLAPPTRGEAMTAILFAAVALAWVFQPLIAEVVPVSDTAIALTGAVAAFAIPVDLKKREFLMDWDQAIHLPWGILILLGGGFSLAEAIQTTGLAGWLGGLVAGGSHLPLVLLLLAITGLVVFLTEITSNTATAAVFIPVAATLAVSMGFDAVTFAVPVALAASCAFMMPVATPPNAIVFAAGRLDVMHMCAAGIFLNLIATAMIAGAALVLVPLVFG; translated from the coding sequence ATGGCCCTGGCTGCCCTGCCGGCACCCGAGGGCCTGGTGCAGGAAGCCTGGCTGACCGCCGGGGTTGCAATCTGGATGGCCGTGTGGTGGCTGACCCAGGCCGTGCCTCTGGCCGTCACCGCCTTGCTGCCGGTTCTGTTGTTTCCCGTGTTGGGTGTCGCCAAGGCCGCCGACGCGGCCCAGGCATACGCCCATCCCCTGGTGTTCCTATTCCTCGGCGGCTTCGTCATCGCGCTGACCATCGAACGCTGGAACCTACACCGTCGTGTCGCCATCGCCATCGTCTCCCTGGCCGGGGTGCGGCCGGACCGCCTGATCGGCGGCTTCATGCTGGCCACGGCGGGGCTCAGCATGTGGGTATCCAACACGGCGACGACCCTGATGATGGTGCCGATCGGGCTTAGCGTCGTCGCCTTCATCGAGGGCCACCGCCAGGACGGTGTGCCGCCGACACCGGCCCAGGATCGATTTGCCCGCGGCCTGTTGCTCGCCATCGCCTATGCCGCCAGCATCGGTGGCACGGCGACCCTGATCGGCACGCCGCCCAATGCCTTTCTGGCCGGATACCTGGCGCAGAACCATGGGGTAGACCTCGGCTTCGCGCGCTGGATGCTGCTCGGCATTCCCCTGGCGGGGGTCATGCTATTGGCGGCCTGGCTGCTGCTGACGGGGATCCTCTACCCGGCGGAAGGCCTTGACCTGGCCCGTGTCGCCGCCGGCATCGCGGCTGAAAAGGCCCACCTCGCCCCACCCACACGCGGCGAGGCAATGACCGCCATTCTGTTCGCTGCCGTGGCCCTGGCCTGGGTGTTCCAACCCCTGATCGCGGAGGTCGTTCCGGTCAGCGACACGGCCATCGCCCTGACGGGTGCCGTCGCCGCCTTCGCCATCCCCGTGGATCTGAAAAAACGGGAATTCCTGATGGATTGGGACCAAGCCATCCACCTGCCCTGGGGGATTTTGATTCTTCTGGGCGGCGGGTTTTCCCTGGCCGAGGCCATTCAGACGACGGGCCTTGCCGGCTGGCTGGGCGGTCTTGTCGCCGGGGGCAGCCATCTGCCGCTGGTCCTGCTGCTGCTGGCGATCACCGGGCTGGTCGTGTTCCTGACCGAAATTACCTCGAACACGGCAACCGCCGCCGTGTTCATCCCCGTCGCCGCGACGCTTGCCGTCAGCATGGGGTTCGATGCCGTGACCTTCGCCGTGCCCGTGGCCCTGGCCGCCAGTTGCGCCTTCATGATGCCCGTGGCGACCCCGCCCAACGCCATCGTGTTCGCCGCCGGACGGCTCGACGTCATGCACATGTGTGCGGCCGGGATCTTCCTGAACCTGATCGCCACGGCGATGATCGCCGGGGCGGCGCTGGTTCTCGTTCCCCTGGTGTTCGGCTAG
- a CDS encoding 2TM domain-containing protein, protein MNDHDSAGDARTRRRLKGFALHLMAYFITIAGCAALNYLKTPDQLWFIYPMVAWGAPLALHAAWVMGLFDGLTRRN, encoded by the coding sequence ATGAACGATCACGATTCTGCCGGTGACGCGCGCACACGCCGACGCCTCAAGGGCTTTGCCCTGCATTTGATGGCATATTTTATCACCATCGCCGGCTGCGCTGCTTTGAACTACCTCAAGACACCGGATCAATTGTGGTTCATTTATCCGATGGTTGCATGGGGTGCACCGCTGGCGTTGCATGCGGCCTGGGTGATGGGGTTGTTCGATGGCTTGACCCGAAGGAACTAG
- a CDS encoding NAD(P)/FAD-dependent oxidoreductase has product MEDVDVIIIGGGAAGLMCAAGAVKRGRRVLVLERNAQVAQKVRISGGGRANFTNLHASPANFLSDNPHFCVSALKRYTQRDFISLVEKHGIAYHEKTLGQLFCDDSAQQIIDMLLAEARGAEIRTAVNVTAVARDDERFRVHTDKGVFSGSALVIATGGPSIPKMGASRFAYDVAKQFGLRVVTPRPGLVPLTFDRNMLAKLEGLSGVSVDATATLGKVRFAEALLFTHRGLSGPVVLQISSYWRPGDTIQFDLLPGMDLFPMLKELKQDQPKKEVPTALAQVLPKSLAQRLCEWTGCLGRLADQPDKRLRALATQVNAWAVTPAGSEGERTAEVTVGGVDTRDLSSKTMEARDVPGLYFIGEGVDVTGHLGGFNFQWAWASGHACGEVV; this is encoded by the coding sequence ATGGAGGACGTTGACGTCATCATCATCGGCGGCGGCGCGGCAGGGCTGATGTGTGCCGCCGGGGCGGTTAAGCGCGGCCGTCGCGTTTTGGTTCTGGAACGCAACGCCCAGGTCGCGCAGAAGGTGCGTATTTCCGGCGGCGGCCGCGCCAATTTCACCAACCTGCATGCGTCTCCCGCGAACTTCCTGTCGGACAATCCGCATTTCTGCGTGTCGGCGCTCAAGCGCTATACCCAGCGCGATTTCATCTCCCTCGTGGAAAAACACGGCATCGCCTATCACGAAAAAACCCTGGGCCAATTGTTCTGCGACGACAGCGCGCAGCAGATCATCGACATGCTGCTGGCCGAGGCACGTGGTGCCGAGATCCGTACGGCGGTCAACGTGACCGCGGTCGCCCGGGACGATGAGCGGTTTCGCGTGCACACGGACAAGGGGGTGTTTTCAGGTTCGGCCCTGGTTATCGCCACGGGCGGCCCGTCGATCCCCAAGATGGGGGCCAGCCGCTTCGCCTATGACGTCGCCAAACAGTTCGGGCTGCGCGTCGTCACGCCACGCCCGGGGTTGGTGCCGCTGACCTTTGACCGCAACATGCTGGCAAAGCTCGAAGGACTTTCCGGGGTTTCGGTCGATGCGACGGCGACCTTGGGCAAGGTACGCTTTGCCGAGGCGCTGCTGTTCACCCATCGCGGGCTCAGCGGACCGGTGGTGCTGCAGATTTCATCCTACTGGCGGCCCGGCGACACCATTCAGTTCGATCTGCTGCCGGGCATGGACCTGTTCCCGATGCTGAAAGAATTGAAGCAGGACCAGCCGAAGAAGGAAGTGCCCACGGCGCTGGCCCAGGTCCTGCCGAAAAGCCTGGCGCAGCGGCTGTGTGAATGGACGGGCTGCCTCGGGCGCCTGGCCGATCAGCCGGACAAGCGATTGCGGGCCCTCGCCACGCAGGTCAACGCCTGGGCCGTCACGCCGGCCGGCAGCGAGGGCGAGCGCACGGCCGAAGTCACCGTCGGCGGGGTCGATACGCGGGACCTGTCGTCAAAGACCATGGAAGCCCGGGACGTTCCGGGACTCTATTTCATCGGCGAGGGGGTGGACGTGACCGGCCACCTGGGCGGCTTCAACTTCCAATGGGCCTGGGCTTCGGGTCACGCCTGCGGCGAGGTGGTTTAG
- a CDS encoding tetratricopeptide repeat protein — translation MNLLQEAFAAHQSGRLQDAQRLYREFIRANPGHAEAHHLLGVACMQMGDLLGAIESLTQATRLNDKNPNYFNNLGLAQFYRNDPASARANYQRALALAPKNADTLNNLGMAQQRLDDLDGAIASFKTALQITPDEPEILHNYGIALRDGGQHAAAMAALKKAIDVSGGIPDTHAALASLQFLFDQYDDALESCWAAVKLDPLHIDAHKTFKGLMNAMNREDERYDTFRWALDAMPQNPKVYEQYGWELAQDEQFAEAEPILRRALEIDPDQAIALTCLGWSLSMQGQHDEALTHHARAGELEPDNPQILESHGQSLIRAGRAADAVTVLMKAHRIVPRMSSVIGTMTIAMVEAEDPAVDDFVDYDTDVVTQVLPTPPGFSDIKAFNDTLHTELEKHHQKGSLPLDQTMRGGTQIPNNLFKNASGNVLIVRNLILDAIRAYVDGLQDDPEHPFLRYINRDFQFTGAWSTILYGAGYDASHVHNEGWLSGVYYVKTPDLDEARWASGEGCIQFGAPPDTFVSDRNRTRRLIRPQPGLLVLFPSYVWHGVKPFTQEGLRHSIAFDIR, via the coding sequence GTGAATTTACTGCAAGAGGCATTCGCCGCGCACCAATCCGGCAGACTTCAGGATGCCCAGCGCCTGTACCGCGAATTCATCCGCGCCAACCCCGGCCATGCGGAAGCCCATCATCTGCTCGGCGTCGCCTGCATGCAGATGGGCGACCTGCTCGGCGCCATCGAGTCCTTGACCCAGGCGACCCGGCTGAACGACAAAAATCCGAATTATTTCAATAACCTGGGCTTGGCGCAGTTCTATCGGAACGACCCCGCCTCGGCACGCGCCAACTACCAGCGCGCCCTCGCCCTTGCTCCCAAGAACGCCGACACGCTGAACAACCTGGGCATGGCTCAGCAACGGCTTGACGACCTGGACGGGGCGATCGCAAGCTTCAAGACCGCCCTCCAGATCACCCCGGACGAACCGGAAATCCTCCATAATTACGGCATTGCGCTGCGTGACGGCGGTCAGCACGCCGCGGCCATGGCGGCCCTGAAAAAAGCCATCGACGTCAGCGGCGGCATCCCCGACACCCACGCCGCGCTGGCGTCCCTGCAGTTCCTGTTCGATCAGTACGACGACGCCCTGGAATCCTGCTGGGCCGCGGTCAAGCTCGACCCGCTGCATATCGACGCCCATAAGACCTTCAAGGGACTCATGAACGCCATGAACCGCGAGGACGAGCGCTACGACACCTTCCGTTGGGCGCTGGACGCCATGCCGCAGAACCCTAAGGTCTACGAACAATACGGCTGGGAACTGGCCCAGGACGAACAATTCGCCGAGGCCGAGCCGATCCTGCGCCGCGCCCTGGAGATCGATCCGGACCAAGCCATCGCGCTGACCTGCCTCGGCTGGTCTCTGTCCATGCAGGGACAGCACGATGAAGCCCTGACCCATCATGCCAGGGCGGGCGAGCTGGAGCCGGACAATCCGCAAATTCTGGAAAGCCACGGGCAAAGCCTGATCCGCGCCGGCCGCGCTGCGGATGCCGTGACTGTGCTCATGAAGGCCCATCGGATCGTTCCGCGCATGAGTTCCGTCATCGGCACCATGACCATCGCCATGGTCGAAGCCGAGGACCCGGCCGTTGACGATTTCGTGGATTACGATACCGACGTGGTCACCCAAGTGCTGCCCACGCCCCCCGGGTTTTCGGACATCAAGGCCTTTAACGACACCCTCCACACCGAGCTTGAGAAGCACCATCAAAAAGGCTCTCTGCCCCTTGATCAGACCATGCGCGGCGGCACGCAAATCCCCAACAACCTGTTCAAGAACGCGTCCGGCAATGTCCTGATCGTTCGGAACCTGATCCTTGATGCGATCCGCGCCTACGTCGACGGCCTGCAGGACGACCCCGAGCACCCGTTCCTGCGCTACATCAATCGGGATTTCCAGTTTACCGGCGCTTGGTCGACGATCCTCTACGGTGCCGGATATGACGCCAGCCACGTCCATAACGAAGGCTGGCTGTCGGGGGTTTACTACGTGAAGACCCCCGACCTGGACGAAGCGCGATGGGCGTCCGGTGAAGGCTGCATTCAATTCGGCGCCCCGCCCGACACCTTCGTCAGCGATCGGAACCGGACCCGCCGCCTGATCCGGCCGCAACCGGGGCTATTGGTGCTGTTCCCGTCCTATGTCTGGCACGGCGTCAAACCATTCACTCAGGAAGGCCTACGCCACTCAATCGCCTTCGACATCCGCTGA
- a CDS encoding methyltransferase domain-containing protein, which yields MTMFDRLSAFLEARKGDIYPEESSDLHEQITTQIVDLLVSKGDLRPDQRVLDVGCGQGPALAEFKKKGISATGITLGDDVAICREKGFDVAEMDMSDLDFDDGSFDFIWCRHALEHSIFPMFTLSEFNRLLTTGGGLYVEVPAPETVAQHESNPNHYSVMGKTMWQHLFARAGFEQIWAHDINIPLSIGPDVYWGFLLKRKT from the coding sequence ATGACCATGTTCGATCGCCTGTCTGCCTTCTTGGAAGCAAGAAAAGGCGACATCTATCCCGAAGAAAGCAGTGACCTGCACGAACAGATCACGACTCAGATCGTTGATCTCCTGGTGTCGAAGGGCGATCTCCGTCCTGATCAGCGTGTGCTTGATGTTGGTTGTGGGCAGGGCCCGGCGCTGGCTGAATTCAAGAAGAAGGGTATTTCCGCCACTGGCATTACACTCGGCGACGATGTCGCGATATGCCGCGAGAAGGGTTTCGATGTGGCCGAGATGGACATGTCGGATCTGGATTTTGACGATGGGTCGTTCGATTTCATCTGGTGCCGCCATGCGCTGGAGCACAGCATTTTTCCGATGTTTACCCTGTCCGAGTTCAACCGGTTGCTGACGACGGGCGGTGGATTGTATGTCGAGGTGCCGGCACCGGAAACCGTTGCCCAGCATGAAAGCAATCCCAATCACTACAGCGTCATGGGCAAGACCATGTGGCAGCACCTGTTCGCCCGGGCCGGGTTCGAACAAATCTGGGCACATGATATCAACATCCCGCTTTCCATCGGACCGGATGTCTACTGGGGCTTCCTCTTGAAACGTAAAACCTGA
- a CDS encoding helix-turn-helix transcriptional regulator, which yields MKNETKKHDSNCLVAYGIDTFGDRWSFLVLRDMMLYGKRRYGEFLCCEEQIATNVLAQRLKHLEREGIISKARDPENRRSYIYSLTDKGLDLAPVLLEIIRWSSRHLKMDARRRRLLKRIETDRDGILADIRAGRAILTAP from the coding sequence ATGAAGAACGAGACCAAAAAGCACGACAGCAACTGCCTGGTCGCCTACGGCATCGACACCTTCGGCGACCGCTGGTCGTTCCTGGTGCTGCGCGACATGATGCTCTACGGCAAGCGCCGCTATGGCGAGTTTCTCTGCTGCGAGGAACAGATCGCGACCAACGTCCTGGCCCAACGCCTGAAGCACCTGGAACGCGAAGGAATCATTTCAAAGGCGCGTGATCCGGAAAATCGCCGCAGCTATATCTACAGCCTCACGGACAAGGGCCTGGACCTGGCCCCCGTGCTGCTTGAAATCATCCGCTGGAGCAGCCGCCATCTGAAAATGGACGCCCGCCGTCGCCGTCTGCTGAAACGCATCGAAACGGACCGCGACGGCATCCTGGCGGACATTCGCGCCGGCCGGGCGATTCTGACCGCGCCCTGA